The Sphingobium sp. JS3065 sequence ACGGTGTCGGGTCGCTATGCCTGCTCGCCGATCGGCGCATCCACCATGCCTCCAGGAACTGGACGCTCCTACCCCGCCGGCGGCGAGGACATGGGCTACCTTGTCTGGAGGAAGAGGAATTGCTGCGTGCTATGAGCGAGCCGAGGGCAGCCCAAAGCCTCGTGACGGACGCCTTGACCGCAGAGGGAGGCGCTGCGTCGGCGCTGGGCACGGCATTCCGCCGGATCGGTCATGTGCTCGAGGGCCGCGAACTTTCCGGGAGAATTGATCGGCATGAGCAGGATATTCTCGATGTCGCGCGGGCTTCATTGACCCTTCTTGACGAAATCGAGGAGGGACGCAGCGGTAGCTGGGCAGCGAGACACTTGCGTGATCTTCTTGAAAGGCAATTGGTAGCTGGCCGCAGGGGCGATATCGGCGCTCCGCGCATCCGGGGTAAGGGCGTCAGGTCCGCCCTGCTTGGCCTAAGCCTCCTCTCCGCGATGGTTCTTGCCGTCGTTTTGACGCTCGGCGCCAGGAACGGAGAAGCGGACAAAGGCGAATTGCACGCCCCCCACATGCAGCTCTCGACGGCAATGGAGGAGCCTGGACGATGAAGCATGCCTGGACATATGTCGCTGTCGCTATTCTGCCTGGCGTTGTCGGGGTTTCGGCGCTTGTGGCGCAGAAGGCCGATGGCTTGGACATCCAGGCCGTCAAACGTCGGGCCGCGAGCATCCAGAGCGACGCCGAAGCGTTTGCCAGCCATGTGAAGGATCGGGGCGAGGCTTTCCGCGAAGACGCCCTTGCCGTGCAGGCCGGTGGCACCGCCAATATGCGCAAGGTCGCGACGGCGAGTCTGCCCGACGGTCCGGACGGTCCGATAGATTTCGATGAGATCGTCTCGGGCGCCGCCGCCAATCTGGAAGGCGGTCGTGGCGAGGCCCCGCAATTCATCGCCTTCGCCAGCCTGTCGATGCCGCCAGCATCTCTTCGGCAGATGGTTCAAGATACCGCGAAGGCCCGAGGCGTCGTCGTATTTCGCGGATTTCCTCGCAACAGCATGAAGGTTTTTTCGACCGCGCTTGCCAGGGTGGTCGATGAAAAGGATTTCCCGGCCATCGGGATTGATCCGCGGCTTTTTCGCGCGTTCGATGTCAGGGCAGTCCCCACTTATGTCGCGGTGTCGTCGGATTTCGACCCATGCTCAGGTTTCAACTGCCGGACCAGCGTCCCTCCCTATGATCGCATGACCGGCAATGTGACGGTGCAATATGCGCTGGGCAGCTTCGTCGATGGAAATGGTCCAGGAGCGCAAATCGCGGCCGTTGCTCTTGCCAACCTTGAGCGAAACCGTCGATGAAGCGGTTCACCTCCCTTCTGTTGCTGGCCTTCCTTGGGCTTGCCATGCCGACGTCGGCGCAAATGACGAGCCAGCAGGCCCGCGAGGAAGGTAAAGCTCTCGGCGCGGCGATGCGCAGTGATGAAAACTGGGTTCCGACGCGCGAGTCCCAGGCGGCGGTCGTACCTGGCTACCAGGGTGTGGAACTCCCCGAGGCGGACTATTTCAGCAATCCTGACAAGCTGGCCAGCGACGCCAATGCGCTTAAAGGGACAAGCCAAGCTTATCAGATCTCGACCGACGCCGCAAAAAGCCGGCCCACCTTCTCTCTCGATGAGATCAAGGCGGTGACGGCCAATGCTTCCGCAATCGAGAAGGATCCCTCCACGCAGCTGGGCGGTGAGACCATCAGCGGCGCCAGCGGCGAGTGCAAACCTCTGCCGGCGCAAGAAAGCCAGATCTATTATGATGCCACCTGCGACACCGGCGTCGTCGTCAATTCCGTGC is a genomic window containing:
- the trbC gene encoding type-F conjugative transfer system pilin assembly protein TrbC, whose product is MKHAWTYVAVAILPGVVGVSALVAQKADGLDIQAVKRRAASIQSDAEAFASHVKDRGEAFREDALAVQAGGTANMRKVATASLPDGPDGPIDFDEIVSGAAANLEGGRGEAPQFIAFASLSMPPASLRQMVQDTAKARGVVVFRGFPRNSMKVFSTALARVVDEKDFPAIGIDPRLFRAFDVRAVPTYVAVSSDFDPCSGFNCRTSVPPYDRMTGNVTVQYALGSFVDGNGPGAQIAAVALANLERNRR